gcacaagaagttttcaaaacggagttttttttaaacgctggaaagcactctaaaagttaaattttcaaaagttgctcaattacgcaaattgagtttcggtttgaattttcattatacaaaattcgaacaaaatcagtcaaaagttacggtttacagaatttttttccgactgtacggatacttttttgagtgactgtatttCTTTGAACCGGCTCTATTTcaatggccaccactgtatgtctttttttgcaggaaaattacgaaaaaatcaagctataataaaaaaaaatactgatttaGTGAACTGACTGAAAAACGAATGATTGATGAGCGAAtctaaatgagaaattttggaTTTCCTCGCATGAGGAAGACATATGAAACAtctgtttatattttaaaataagcacGACTGCAAGTTACTTGAACTTGAACAGcccaaattttattgttaccatggtaattgtttaaaaggcacagcaaaaatgcttttttaaaactttttactttGAGAGCGGATAACTTAGGAACAAAAGTCGCTTCGATTTTGCCCATATCAAATACTAGCGTTATTTCAGCTTTCTCTACACCCCTAAAACTTATGACATGACCTTCCCGGACACACGATATATCCATTTAATAAtctttaatataataattatcgtagattattaaaaaaaatagacaaaaatagacgtaaaacattttatattctTTGAcataattttagttatttactCTTATTCGCCATACAAACTGCCACTCGAGGATACTTTGTTTGTTCGAGAATCTAGACCATACAAATTTAAAGAGAATGATGGCATGTAAGTATATGGAAAATGTATTGATTTCAGGTTACGATGTCAAAGAGCTCCAATTATGCGTGACAAAGTATATTCATAGATAAGTATCCAAAACCATTAAggtcatttcttttttttttgttataaaaaataatagttcaGATAATTGACAAGCTCATTGCATGTGCTGTTTCGTATGATTCCTAATCGGTTTATCATGGGTTACTCGGCAAAGTTAAAACAAGTCCTCACTTGATTTTTATATGACGGAGGAGGAGGTATAGTTCATAATATGGATGTATTCATAATGCGGTAAGTAATTAAGGAAACGCACCTAAATCTGTCCTGGACAGATAATTTCGCCATTTTCTACAGTGACAATGTACGGTGGCTCATAGCTTAAGTGATACAGTGCGCATTTATCCTGTCAACTCTTTCACTAAGTAaaatattaggtcgtgtagtatcaaatgagtagaattgaattgaaactttagtcaattatttttcatatgaaatgtttttattgccaATCGAAACATGCACCACCATTATtaatacacttctgccatttaacgggaaattcattgattcccctgctgtaaaagcctgcaggccgggaatcgataaactcgtggaaggcagctttgacagcctcgtcggagttgaatgttttccctaccaagaagttatccaaattttgaaagaagtggtaatcagtgggtgctaagtcgggtgaatacggtggatgacgaagagtttccaattccaactcctgtagcttgaccaaggtgacttgtgcggtgtgtggccgagcgttgtccagcaacaatagcggtgcgcctcgattgactaatcttggctgcttaactgtcagttgcctcatcatttcggtcagttgtcggcagtagacatcagccgtaatcgattcaccagaTTTtatgaagctgtgatggatgacacctgcgttttttttttctgtccCGAGAaggtggaaatcttcaaaaagacacCCGGCCGCTCCGGGttgggtagtgtgggattcgagcctatgcccgcctacccactaaaaccaccccctctCTTCTTATGGCCCCGGTATCGCCTGGTAGGCATTCCTTCGGGGCACCCGGTCTTAAGAGCTACTCTCTATGCTTCCGTCCTTGTCCTTCTCTACCGGTCCCGCTCAATCTTCTTGCGCATGATCTTCTTGACCATGCACTCAAACGCTCTCCACTTACACTCACTCTCTACGAGTTCATAGCCGATTGTCCTTCGGTCCAGGTTGAGTCCCGCTCGTGACACCTGCGTTAGACCACCAAACAAACAtcataagcttcttttgatgaagattttttttcgcacgaTGTTTTGGTGGTGGTTCATCTcgatccaaccactgcgatgaacgtttggtattgtcatataggatccatttctcatcacaagtaacaatccgattcaaaaatggatcgttattataccggcaccacaaagaaacacaagcttcgagacgtggttctttctgtatgtcgctcaactcatgcggtacccgCTTGTCCAGCTTCTTCACCTTACCAATTTCAGTCAAATGagtcaacattgtttttttggttacactgaatattaacgaaaattcgaacccactttgacgtggattcgcttccaccacgactttcagatgatcgttgtccacttgagtttcaggtcgtccacgtggttcatttgttaggtcaaaattgccagaacgaaatttcatgaaccaacgagatactgtttgctgtgaagtgacttcagtaccaaacacatcattaatattgcgagccttctgagctgttgtggttccacggtggaactcatatttcattaacaaacgaatttcactattttgcatggctgcacgaaagtttttataaaaataaaagttttcgataatttttaacactttaaactctgatcgaaagaggaagaatgtgccttttccacataaaaaagtcaagtccaaatgtagatttagagtgaagttattcgcagttgaatgtggcatttcgagaatctactcatttcatactacacgacctaataatTGAGTAAAATCTTGTGTTCCCGCATTTTTCCGTCGATGCGTCAATATACGGTTAAGGCAGTGTGACGCGTTGCAATTAATTGGGTCAATCCGTGATACGGTGGTATGGTAAGTACTGATGGTGGACAATGTGCGggaatattaaaatgaaaagttaaagTTTATCCTCTCCCTCCtctctcaaaaaaaaaaaaaaaaaaaaaaaaatgaaagcattttaataaactttcagAGTATGGTACGTTTCAAAGCATATCAATAAACAAACAGaaatgttgcattttttgCAACTCTATCTGGTATCAAGGTTTTGGTAAATAAAAGGCAACGGCACTCCATGTtcgtaaacattttattttgccTGTTCGTATATACAAGGTCACTGGTAATTCCACGTGCTCCCTTGGGGAAGTGACAGCGCATGAGGTAAAGAGTATATTTAatcaatatatgtatattttgaaagcTCACTAGCTTTTgggttataatttttttttaattcgaggtCTTGATTTCAGAATGGTTTTCCGTATGAAATGATATACAGTGGCGgcaaaaagtatttgcacaccGCGATTTCTAAGTTTattgttgtaaattaaaaaaaaaaacactttacatataaagagtatattaaataattatatggtcTCTGTCAACCAAAAGTTTatacaaattgaatattagtgggaaaaaaaagaaatccgaGGCGCTCTTATTGGACCACCCAGTATATATTTGGGAGGTTGGATCCAATTTACGGCTTACCTCATGCCCCATGACTTCCCCAAAGGAATACGTTGAATTACCAGTAATTCTGTATACGATCATGGCAGTTTTGCGTTAatcgtatacagggtgggccacgagtaacgcctcggaatttcatgacaaatccaagacatttttaacagtttcttttttgaggtgtatacagactaactagagctacattttaaaattattttcaaagtatacagagtgtcccaaacacatgtaattaatcaaagttgcatttttttaaatgggatcccctgtatattatataatttttgaaatccactattaaaataaaattaagttgtattaaggtttatggtatccaactctagcagtttttgaaataattcagtttttgccaagatgcaagataattttcaactcTCAATCTATCatcccatatttaagtttttaaaacaaaattttaataggaaaccatcaaaggaccaaattttgtactgtaagtttcaaaatgTCGGCCaatttgtacagggtgttctaaaaatagcgccaaattcgttcaacttttaactgttaataactttttaatttaaatgggacTCCCGGTATGTTGTGTTACTGTTAGATGCCAAATTTACTTATCTATCGAATATCGTTAGGATTCCCTCTACCTAGCTCTACTCATTTTCGCTaaaaacacacatatttataaaaatatctaaatccccaattttaacattatgcCATATGAAATTGTTAAGATATCcatgcaatttaattatttacttgcgtatatttgtatattacaattttaacaatattaacaaaaagcagaaaactaagtataattaaaaaaaattatatcaggtGTTCTACATGAAGACCATTTTCTTCTATGCATATTTTGATTCTTTCTTGAAAAGATTTTCCGACATTTTCTAGCATTTGTGGCGTAATAGaggtaaaaacatttctaattcttattttcatatcatcAGTCGTGGTAGGAGGAATCTTATAAACTTCATTTTCTACAtacccccataaaaaataatccatggGGGTAAGGCCAGGTGATCTagctttttagatttttagaacaccctgtacaattcgcCGACTTTCTGAaacttacagtacaaaatttggttcCTTGATgatttcctattaaaattttgttttaaaaacttaaatatgggatTAGAGAttgggtgttgaaaattatcttgcatcttgacaaaaactgaattatttcaaaaactgctagagttggataccataaaccttaatacaacttaattttattttaatggtcgagtgcaaaaattatataatatataggggatcccatttaaaaaaatgcaactttgatcaattatatgtgtttgggacactctgtatagtttgaaaataattttaaaatgtagctctagttagtctgtatACACCTCAAAAAGGAAACAGTTACaaaatctcttggctttgtcatgaaattccgaggcgttactcgtggctcaccctgtatattcgtGGAGGGTGGACGAAGGGGAGCAACAAAGTACTCAAATTCGTCCCAATTAGCGACTTTTGCGGAACTATACCAAACTTAAATTCGTTTTCTCTCTGGTATTCAACGCTCTAAACTTTGAGGAGATGTCTACTTAAATAAAGTCAATAGAactaatatatatatatatatatatatacatatatatacagggtgtttggttcacCGATACATATCCGAAAGGGGGTGGTAGGTGCGATGATTTGGAATGTATTGaaccatatatactattatacaaagtgttacgcatttcgagatatcgtcatttttccaaattttaccattttcgctgtttacttccatataagttaaaataaaaatttagctgaATGTTCGATCTGGCTCTaccttttttcacataaacttgaatatgtattttattgatatcaaacatctaatgaagtctacatattaaaaaaaaaataatgtagccttttaaagttcgaaaaaaaaatttcttaaatatcaaaccttgactttgtaagcgaatacaagaaaaggtgcaaatgaaagagacgttcaaatatctctaaaaacttattgaactaatgctctttcgaatgatatattgaaagactcagatttaatgtcgcataagatatttaattaaaaaaaaattaaaaatgcggatatggcgatttaacaatatgaataaaaattaattagtaattattatttatacattaattatactatttatttaagattaattattatgctcGAAATAAGATCCACCATTTCTGATACAACATCGGCATCTTCGTCGCATCTCTGTGGTGGTTACTCCTAGCTTCATTTCAACCTTCATGACTTTTGCtgccctattaattttttgaatgagatggtctcgatcgtgaatttcttcattgtatACCAGTTCCTTCATTCTTCCCCAGATATGATAATCTACTGGGGTCAGATCCGGAGATCTAGCAGGCCATAATATTGGTCCGTTTCGCCCTATCCATCTTTCGGGAaactgattatttaaaaactccctTATTGTTTTCCGATAATGGGCAGGACATCcatcgttttgaaatatgatttccGTTCTTACATCTAAAGGTATATCGTCCAAAATATCTGGTAaatgatttcttaaaaattctaggTAATTTTCGCCATTTAAATTGTCTGGCAAAAAATATGGGCCAATCAAAAGCCTGCCTATTATACCAGCCCATACGTTCAcactaaatttatgttgaaacgaagtttcttttttcatatgcggattttcttcagcccaataatgcaaattatgaAAGTTGGTAACTCCTTCACgggaaaatttagattcatccGTCCATAAAATCCTGCGAAGAAATCTTCCATCTTCAATATCCGCATGTAAGATAAATCGACAAAAATGTGTTCTTCGGATTGGATCTCCCTCCTCAAGTCCTTGCACGGGTGTGTAATGAAAAGGGTGCAATTTCTCAGAGTGTAGAACTGACCACACCTTCCACGTAGATACGTTGAGTTGTTCAGCTACTTTCCTAACGCTTGTAGTGGGCTCTGCTTCaaacgtattaaaaatttgtacgtCCACCTCAGCGTGATATTTTTGGTTATTCGGTCTAGGATCTTGATGATATAAATTCCCAGTTTCACTCATTCTACGATATGTATTAGCGAATACTTTTACGTTAGGTACTCTTCTTTGAGGAAATCTTTCACGATATAAACGCTGAGCGGCAGCTGCGTTACCGTCAGCTCTGCCATACATAAAAAGTATATCAGCATATTCAACATTTGAATATGCAGCCATTAATctaaatcgttaaaaatgaaatatcacagtattatacgaaataaaatacatcgattgaccactaaaaaaattttgaataaaacactGTCTGTCATATCTCGTTACTAAGCAACCCAGTATCATGGCTTaccagatattttattttatttttatattattttttttacggacCAATATTATGGCCTGCTAGATCTCCGGATCTGACCCCAGTAGATTATCATATCTGGGGAAGAATGAAGGAACTGGTatacaatgaagaaattcacgatcgagaccatctcattcaaaaaattaatagggcaGCAAAAGTCATGAAGGTTGAAATGAAGCTAGGAGTAACCACCACAGAGATGCGACGAAGATGCCGATGTTGTATCAGAAATGGTGGATCTCATTTCgagcataataattaatcttaaataaatagtataattaatgtataaataataattactaattaatttttattcatattgttaaatcgccatatccgcatttttaatttttttttaattaaatatcttatgcgacattaaatctgagtctttcaatatatcattcgaaagagcattagttcaataagtttttagagatatttgaacgtctctttcatttgcaccttttcttgtattcgcttacaaagtcaaggtttgatatttaagaaatttttttttcgaactttaaaaggctacattattttttttttaatatgtagacttcattagatgtttgatatcaataaaatacatattcaagtttatgtgaaaaaaggtAGAGCCAGATCGAACATtcagctaaatttttattttaacttatatggaagtaaacagcgaaaatggtaaaatttggaaaaatgacgatatctcgaaatgcgtaacactttgtataatagtatatatggttCAATACATTCCAAATCATCGCACCTACCACCCCCTTTCGGATATGTATCGgtgaaccaaacaccctgtatatatatatatatatatatatatatataaacaatctttatttcctcggaaataggctatcgacctgTTAGGTCTTTTTGCCTGTGGTACAATGGTAATCTTTTGGTGACTAAATACTATCACATTACTTCTGGAAGTGCTCTCAAAGGGTGTTCGAAGGGAAAAAGAGGCGGGATTGTCTTGTCTGTCTCGTTAAGCAAAGTGGGCTCAGTATAGTTGAGTTGTTGGTATTCTTTTTCCATCTGTTCTGTAGTTGTCGTAGTCTTCCTGTTATTCTTATCATGTTTGTGCGTTCATACAGTAGTTGGTTAGGTGGGTTGTGTAACGGGTTTTCGGGGTGTCTTAGTTTTGTGATTAGTCTTAGTGCAATCTGTTCTGTAGTCTGTATGTGTTTActtgttttttctgttgcatTTGCCCTCAGTACGTGCCCGTAGTCCAATAGTGGTCTGCATatggttttgtatatttttatggcgATTTCCATACTAATtcctttgtctttgtatgtcagtgttcggaagtgttttgccctttttatgatttctagTCGAATATTTCGTAcgtgtttcgtaaattttagtttattgtctGTTGTTATTCCCAAATACTTCACGTCGTTTCTTGGTTTAGTCGTGTGTCCGCCTGTCATTATTGTTGGTGAACTGTCTTTGATGTGGTAATTTGAAAGTAGAAGTTGATTTTTCGTGTCGTTTGGCGTTAGTCTCCATTTGTAAAACCATGTCATGGTTCTGTTCGTCAACGTCTGAAGTTTTTCCACGGCTTTCTTAGTAGTTTTGTCGTGTGCAATCAGCGCTGTGTCGTCCGcgtattgcaaaatgtatgatGTTTTGTCTATATATTCCTTGTCCTGTAGATCACAGTTGTATATGTCGTGGCAGTATATATTGTAGAGCAGTGGTGAGAGCGGCGAAGCCTGTGGTAGCCCCTGTTCCGGGGAGAAAGGGAAGGAGAGGGCAGTGTCAATTCGTACCTGAAGTTGTCGGTTTTCTAGCAGATTTTTGATTAAGTAGATTaagtattttggtgttttcagtttgtttaatttgtaTAGCAGCCCCCTGTGCCAGACACTATCAAAAGTCTTATTAATGTCCATAAGTAGGCTCGCCGTTTTGCCCCCCGCCAGCTGCGTAGTTTGTATGTTGTTCGTCAGGGCGAACAGCGGGTGTATGGTAGAATTTTTTGGTTTGAAGCCAAATTGATAGCTTGGTATGTGTTTTCCGATCAGTTGTTGCAGTCTGTTTTTTAGAATATGTTCAAGGATTTTGCTTAGCACCGGTAGTAGCGTAATAGGTCTGTAGTTTGGTGCGAGCGTGTGGTCCAGTCAATTTTTTGGTATAGGTATTATCACTCCCATTTTCCAGGATTCTGGAACTCTTTGGGTGGCAATACATTTGTTCATTTGTCGTCGTATAAGTTGGTGGGTGTCCGGGGTTAGGCTTACAACTTTGCcttttattttgtcttttccTGGTGCTGTATCCTTGATATATGTGAGGGCTGCATCGTACTCTGTTTCTGTGATTAGTTGGTATGCATTGTCCGGTATGTCACCAAAAAAACTGTCACACCAGTTGTTCactatattcaaattttgttcgtccaattttgaatttgttgaGGTACTGAAAGCTGTTTGGAAGTGTCTGGCAAACGCATTTGCTTTGTCTCCGTCCGTATGATGTTCTGTTCCGTCTTCATTGATTATGCTCATGTGTTTCGTCTTTTTGtaaagtgaaagttttttaattttttgccagtATATTTTCCCCTGGTTTTTCCCTATTTCTTGGCATGCCTCTAACCATCTGTCGTGTCTGTATAGGTAGaactaatattaaattgtaaaatccatttttaataaaactcacAAAGCTTTCACtggcaatattttattactttttcaatagaacatattatttttcattaaaacctaaaatttcACGAGGTGATGCCAAGTCTTGATTTGGGTTCATGTTTTCTCTCGAAGCCTTTATTCAGCTAACATTAAGTACAATTCATAGCTCTTAATATTAGataagtaacaaaattatttatctataAGTAGATATTAGGTCCTAAAGGTAACCTGACAAATAATAACTCGATACAAGAACAGCAATCTGAATTGCGCAACGAAATAGAGCATTTTTGGCGACTTGAAATTTAATGCTGTACTAGGGGAGTTAGTCTGTCATGTTCATTAACGACATGCttaatttggtattttatggtttattcaaaaaatatgaaacatgTTTGTACTTACTTAAAAACGGTTTTAGACTGTGTATATTTTCATAACTTCACTAGTTGGTTGACATGACATGGTCTGAGCAACTTTATTTAATAGGTACTTAACTTGCAGTAActactaacaaaaaaaatactaattttttttattttttttgttacatgagaaaaaaaggaaaatgttGCTTAAAACTACCTTACAAATGTACCCAAAAAATGATCTCACTAACATATTGAAAACGGTTTTCGTCCTTACTTCTACATTTATTTTCTCTATGATCAATACTTCATCCTGAATTTATGAGTAATCTATTCGTTCTAATTTCAGTATTGTCTTGATTTGTTTACTTAAGTAGtgaacatttttctatttacgTGAGTACTTACATTAATTTATGTATGACTCTGACGCTTCCTGATCCAAGACCTCGCGTTTCTACctcgaatatttttctttaaaaaaattgcttttgctCTGTGCTTTTTCTATTGTTGAACCGATTAGCTACGTactaatttcgaaaaattacgaaatgtAACAATCAATTTGAGAATAAAATTCCCCGTTTCGTGAAACGGGCCCAGTCGCGTGAGATTGAAACAATCGTAAACTGCCCCAGTGCCAATTTATCCGGGTCTTGGTGACGTTGCCAGTTAAGTGAAATCTTCTGTTTCATGGAACTTGTTCTCGTGGTAAAGTTAACAATGCTCCGGATATACTGGCCCTTATCGAATTCAGAAGTACACTTTATAATATACACTATTTACACACATAAATCTAGAATCTATAATAGTAGAAGTTTCATCCTATTACTTCCTGAAGTCTAATTCCTAAACATAAATAAGTCAACCCACCTTGCagtggaaaaattttaagagatGTCTTATAGTTGGTTAACAAACGCATGTTGAAGTTCAACAACTTTCAGCAAAGTTAGTTCGGATTAGTGTTTTACTCAGCTTTAACAAGCCCTAAAGGGTCGCAAAAAAATGagtgaaatttgtttaaattgttGTATGACCATTACAAGGAATAAATCGTGTGTGGTCGCCCTTATACGAGTTCTGTTGTCGCGTCGGCTTTAATTTAGGCCGATCAGTAATGTGTTTGAAATGAGAGCCCCTCAAAGGACAATGCTAACATATCAATATTGAGGTGTAGATCATTTAGGAAATGTTGTTTGTAAATGGTGTTCGCGACCTTGTTGAAATattgagttttattttttctcaacCAGTTATATCCAGGTTTTTCACCGAACTTACCAGTTCTGGTTAGTTCAGGTCAGTCGGGCGAACGAGGCTAATACAATTGCTACCAAAGGCGTTTAAATACACCTTTTAAAGagttcaaattgaaattattttctaagttaaatttttcttcccaattaatttttttaactttcgtatgataattattaaatttatttagcgGTATGATTTCCCTCCAGCGCATCCTGCATTTAAATGTACGTACACGAAATACTCATTTCCAGCACGAGATGTCTCTGAAgaagaagtttaaatggaggcacaaattaagtaatttagcGCTTGACGAAAggccgttttcaaaatttgaatttttccatcCCTTCCAAAAATAGCTGAAAAAGactaaaaattagaatttttttgaaattttcagtaaagTTATTTGACACAAAAATCCAAAACCACAGGTACATTGTTACTGTCACTTTTTCTCAGCTACACGATgacgttttcagattttccATCCGACGTTTAGTCTTTCAACTACCATCGTCAACTTCACTTCTTCTTATGGGCGCTACATCGATTTTTTCGACAGAAAAATAGTCGGGTGGCGAGCCTAAAAACGTCGTCGTGTAGCTGAGAAAATATTCTTGTAGCTTTGATCTTCCTTGTCAAGTAATGTTAAAACGAAAAcaccaatttttagttttttccctATAGTTTCTGAAGTactcgaaaaattcaaatttaggaAGCGGCATTTGTCAAGCGCcaaattatgcaattttttctccatttaaacTGTTTCGCGTGTCCTccagtttccgagatcccaatGGGGAGGGCCGAATTGAATTGCTCTATATTTCTCATTGCAAGCCTGTCCAGAATTTCACGAATTGAGGAAAtattataagaaataaattaataaaaaatggaaattaaaaaaaaaaagaagaaaaatactCTCAGATCAATGGAGGTTTGcaacattaaaatgaaaattaaatttttatatataggctgtatcataaaaaaaaacgggcgAAGCTAGCTATAAGTCagttatttttgaacacattttgatgaactaaaaactaaatataatgATCTTGTCCACACTACTCGTAGCGTCaaagttaattttgttttagacTCAACTTCTTCGCCTGCAGATGTCAACTTcggaaatttaaatagaactccctatttttaaaaattttttaattgaaatcatTTTTCTGAATTCAATGATGTATGATTAGTCAATGGTAAAACAATATGAGTTATGTGGACATCTGTATCTTCAGGGGCAATGCGTGTTATCCTGTGGTCGTCTGTATTTCGTCCCATCGCATCTCATTGTATTATCCTGTGCAAAGATACCTGGCGCCATGAACAATTAGAGCCCATTAGGACCTACAGAGACGCAACAAGACTAAGCCGCCCGCTCCTCCACCGGGTCTTTCTCCGTTGGATTTTTGGCTATGTGGATACCTTCAAATTATGTTACCCATCCAGATAACGTCCATATTTTAAGGTAAAGAATTGTAAATACTTGCTATGAAATTACATCCCATGATATTATATCTGCTATGCATGGCGCAATCAGAAAATGCCAGTTATGTATGTTAGTATTATTTATAGATataatattttgtgaaaacTATGGAGAAATACGTTGTTGGGTGcagaaaaaatgtcttctttGTGAAATGCAAGACAACGTATTACTTACTactcgaaaaaataaaatgtttcgatttttttcataaaaaatttaaaaaatactttgtatcaaaatttaaaataaaaaaaaatgcagtgaatctttttttaaattttgattcctGTTTCAAATTCTAAAGTTGACTTCTGAAGTAGAAGAAgttaacttgaaaaaaaaacaattttgacagCGTTATTTGGCAGTCTGAACGATATAATTTTACATAGTTTTTAACTCATCAAAATCCGTTCATACATAACTGAGTTATAGCTTATGCCGTGTGTTATGAGAGAGTGTGTATGAAGACTGAAAGTTTGTTAAGTTAACAATAATAcaatgttaaatttattagttattttctaaagaaaa
This genomic interval from Euwallacea fornicatus isolate EFF26 chromosome 24, ASM4011564v1, whole genome shotgun sequence contains the following:
- the LOC136346659 gene encoding uncharacterized protein; amino-acid sequence: MAAYSNVEYADILFMYGRADGNAAAAQRLYRERFPQRRVPNVKVFANTYRRMSETGNLYHQDPRPNNQKYHAEVDVQIFNTFEAEPTTSVRKVAEQLNVSTWKVWSVLHSEKLHPFHYTPVQGLEEGDPIRRTHFCRFILHADIEDGRFLRRILWTDESKFSREGVTNFHNLHYWAEENPHMKKETSFQHKFSVNVWAGIIGRLLIGPYFLPDNLNGENYLEFLRNHLPDILDDIPLDVRTEIIFQNDGCPAHYRKTIREFLNNQFPERWIGRNGPILWPARSPDLTPVDYHIWGRMKELVYNEEIHDRDHLIQKINRAAKVMKVEMKLGVTTTEMRRRCRCCIRNGGSYFEHNN